DNA from Cardiocondyla obscurior isolate alpha-2009 linkage group LG17, Cobs3.1, whole genome shotgun sequence:
AGTTGATTTGATCTTTAGAAAAGTTTCAACGTTAGTAAGTTTTATTTAGCATTtactttttacaatattttatttatattcagtAAATGAGAGACAAAAGAAACTAAGATTGGCAGTTAAATGTCGGAGGCACCAAATTAAatgttacttaaaaatttaattttatttaaaagaatatgaTCTGAGCCATTAGTAAGTCACGTCGCTGGTTATATGTCACAGCTTCGAGCctactcttttatttttaaactgcAGTGGTTCAgagttgaaattttatatgaaactCGCCAGTCGTCTTACCTTTATTTGAAGATATCAAGATGTTTTGAAGTATCTCGATAATTTCCAAGTAGCAGATTGGGAGTACGTACGCACAAAGTTGGCCGGGTCAGTGTACGAGCGGAACAAATAATCGTTGACCGTTTTAAACAGACGAAAGTTGCAGTAAAAAGGTATTTGCGAAGTCTACGACCGCGCGCACACGTGCAAAAGTGTGTACTCTCACGTATCGATCTTCTTCGTCGGGTGCACTGACTCTGGTTCTGGAGTGTTATTCAATTGCCAACCCTGGTATGCGTCCCGTACGGGAGGTGTGCGTACAGTTGTACGGCCAATGGGCGAGCGGTCTTTCGTTGCCTCGGCGATAGCACCACAAGCCGCTGACGTCAAAGCGTACCTTCAGTGACGTCAGAGAACGCGCTACGCGAACGGGCCGAGTGTGTTTACGGAAAAATTGAACTTGAACCCGCTCGTGAACTTGAATTCGCGGTGGTGCGACCAAGTGCGCGGATCATCGCCGATCGAATGGGCGGCCAGGCGACCGGCAGCGGCAATGATACCGCCCGCCCTCCCGGTCGTGCGCGATCGGTATCCGAAAACGATGAGATGCTATGGCGACGTAACGAGATCTAAATTTAAACGCTTCATCGATCGGGTGCACGTCAAAATGCACGGTAAGGTATTGTACCCGCGGAGGAACAATGGTCAGGGCTGCGTCGGAGACTAATCGGAAAGCCACCGGTGCCGCAAGCCGTCGTGCGCCTttcgtcgcgcgcgtttcgcacATTCCACGGACTCCGTACAAATGGAGCCATGTATCGTGCAATCGATTGGAATGATTAACGCTCGCGGGGGGGAATTTCTGCATCGGCGATCGTCGTGTGATTATTGTGCTCCCGCAGATTTTTTCAGTGCCAGTACCGATATTTTGGACAACGGTGGACGAAAGAGAGACGGTGGTATGGAAGGACGAGGGGGAAAGGGAGAAGAAGTATGGGCACGTGAAGAGGTCAAGGTGACAAGTAGGAGAGGGGACTGTATCGCGAAGGTCGCCAGCACCGGCGCACCACTGACCTTTAAAAGCAGCGTGTTGCTCGCTCCTGCCACAGTTTCATTTCGGAACTTTTAAAAATCGGTCGGGTTTGCAACATCCATCTGGACGGCTGTCAAGGGATTTAATTTGCTGACAAGAGTCAGGCACAAATGCAAGGTGTAAGGAAAAACTATATGTACcagctttattttatttatgcattatataaaaaaggaTAATGCATTATGTACCTgcaaaaaagtttaaataaacgtaacagatcaataatttattattatatattataattgcatattatatattcatataacattattattactatttatagttaaaaaggaaatgcATTTACATGTTATTATTATGTGATTGCAGGAATTCAACATAGCATATAGGCTGTGACAGAAAGAATACAGCAAAGAAGAACAgcaacatatatatacatatatatgtattatatatgcGGCGGGATAACGGCTGTATTATGAAAAGTAGTGCAAGCAAACAGGAAcagaaaagaaagtaaaacattagtaaattatttaaagaactGTGAGCAAAATAGAGTCGTTTAGAGTTCTTATAAGAGGAGTGTGTGGGTGCTTTCAAGATAACGacaatgaaaatagaaggctctcTTCAAGCAGACAACCCTCAGTTAGATTCAGCAGGAATGTACCCACTAAAGCGCCTCGACGTATGGCAGCAAAAACCCAAAATGCTGCcaaaaatgcaaataagatGACGGAgcgtaataaattcaataataagAGAGAGCTAGATGTGGTAGTACCATCAACATCGACGGCAAGTTACTCATTATTGAAAATGTCACGCAGACAATACGATCTAGATGTGGCAGTCCCGTCAACATCGACAGCGAGTTACTCATCGTTAAAAATGTTGCGCAGAAGAACTGAACCTGACGTTCAAGATGCAACTACCAATACCGATTCTGACGATTTTGAAGAACTAGAGATTTTACAAATGACGAACTATCTCATGTCTAGAACATTGCACAAAGAGACTCAGGATAGTATTCAAGACGAggatgaaataataaaatccaaTGGATACGACGACAGTCAGCAGATTGTAGAATCGACAATTCTAGGAGAGTCAGCTGTTTCCATAAAGCCAGCGATTTCGTCTGAGCCTATGGGTTTATCAAAATCCATAATTCAATCGGACCAGCCAGGTCCATCAAAGTCAGTACTTCCATCAGAGCCAGCAATTGCATCGACATCAACATCGACAGCAAGTCATTCGGCTTCGTATCAGTCtcttcttttacaaaaaaaatctttaaaatttgaaatagatAATATAGGAAAAGTTATATCATGTTGTGCAACTGCCGTTAGACGTTGGTTATCTGTTATAGACGATAAACCATTTccagaaaaagaatttttgcaGGAATATATGGAAGGAACGGATAAACTACACGAATTACAATGCAAAGAAATGGAGCTTGAAGATAAACAGGAAAAAATATTGgagttagaaaaattaagaaaattaaaaaaaatgagtaaAGAGACGAAGAAGGTTTCTACTATACTTTTGGTACATCTTCCTAACAATCAACATACGACTATAAAAATAGCGAAAGGTCTTACTTTAAGACAAGCGATGGCCAAACCTATGCAACGGCGGCAATTAATTCTAGAAGACTGTGCAGCGTACATTAGACACcgaattatgtattttatttcctgGGACACAGATATTTCGACCTTGCAATGCAAAGAAGTATTTGTTGAAACTTTAGAACAAATACCCGTTCCGGTTTTTTTCGCTCACAATTTTGtaggaaatacatttttattaggCTTCTGTTATTCTTGTGCAAAAAGTGTTCTTTACGGACTTTACTGCACGGAATGCAACAGAAAATTTCACACAAAGTGTGTAGTTTACGCGCCCGCTTTGTGCGAACATATAAAAAGGCGCAGAGCTTATTACGAAAGGTTGCTGGCTAATAATCCAACTACGGGAATTGTTCAAATTCGTGCGAGACCAGTACCTGTTCCCTCGGTCTCTCGAAAGAGACAGAACCCGGATATATTTGTTCCGAAAGTGGATAAGACTACTCAAGTCCGGGCGAAATGGCGATACGAAAGGATATATGGAAAATACAATGAACAAAGAAGGCTCAAGAGGAAGGcgcgaaaaaataagaagaaatcAAACACTGAAGATGACGCCGATGACAATGCCGATGCGGAATCCAATGATTCTGATAGTATATTTAGTGGAGATTCTATAAGGATTTGGAAAGTTACGCATGACGAAGTCATATATGAAGACGAACTCGGATCAGGGACTTACGGAACAGTTTTTAAAGCCGAGTGGCAAGGAAGTAGTGTAGctataaaaaaacttaaaatcaCAGACCCTACGCCGGAAGAAATAGAGTCGTTTAAAAATGAGGTAAACGTTTTACGGAAACTTCGACACGATCACGTACTCGGATTCTCAGGTTGTATTTGCAAGCCTTATCTGGCAATTATTACTCATTTCTGTAATGGGAGATCTCTCTATCAACGCTTACATGTGGACGAAGATCCAATCGAGTTATTCTCAATTGTAGTTATTTGCAGGCAAACGTCTGAAGCTATGGACTACTTGCATTCACAGAACATCATTCATCGAGACTTGAAGAGCCGCAATATACTTTTTCATGATGGACTTAACGTAAAGATCGGTGACTTTGGCCTTGCAGTAATGAGAAACCAGCAAAGAAAACAGCAGCCGGAAATAAACGACGAGAACGACGTGATGAAAtctaaagaggaaaaaagtaTGAAGGATCACGAGCACCAGCTGGCTGGTTCCGTCCGTTGGATGGCACCTGAGGTCCTTAGAATGAAAATCGGCGAAAATCCGTACAGTTTTCAAAGTGACGTTTATTCGTTCGGTATAGTAATGTATGAACTGTTTGCCCGCGATATACCGTATGGTCTCAAGACCGATGCactattcattttatttaacgtaggACGCGGTTGCTTGTCaccgaatttaaataaactacgCCTCGACACACCGAAGAAACTGAAAAAGTTGTTAATACAGTGCATCGcgtttgagaaagaaaaacgaccGTTGTTTCCgtatattttaagacgaaCGTACACCGCTTTCAAGACCGCACCAAAGATAAGAAGAACGACTTCCTTACCAGAAAATCCCGACGGATTGCCGGACACATACATTGAGAAAGCTGATGACGCTCAAGTCTTTCTCACATCTGACATTGACAGTGACAGCGATAGTGATACCGACGTCGAAATCGACGCCAATGTGAACGCAAATGCAAATGTGAATTGCATTAGCATTAGCAGTAGCGGGAGCGTTGAAGATGTCTTTgctgatttttaaaattgacaaTGAACAGTTTTGAATTGAAACAAGacatattttctattttaatcgtGTAAATACCGTGTttgcaatgtaaaataatgttgAATTGAGATGTAACGAGTAGGACTGAACGCGTATTaagcgttttctttttttttttttcttgtttttttctaattctagTTTCTTTCTAGATTGATTAGTTGATCGACCGCCtggggaaagagagaagttCATCATTAACACAGTTTATACTCGCTATCGGAAGATAATTTTTCTGCTCCAGTAGCAAGTGCAAGTCTTGCTGAGCCTTCTTCTTCGTCCCCCGATTGGTCGATTGCtacagaaaagagagaagcctACTATAAATATAGACTGCATTCCGATATTCATACAATGCAATACTGAAAATCTATAATGTACGTCGCACAACTTACAGATTTTCAGTACTAGCTGAGAGTATTAAAATGCAGTCACAGTTCAATCTCGCTATCTTAGAagtaaaaaagagaagataagCCTGTCGAAGACATTTGTCTCTTTCTACAACAGGTACATGTGATCGAAATGCGCAATCATTCTTATTATAAGTCTAGTAATACGATTCGCTGAtaaacgcattttttttaagagaaaaagtttgtaaaaaaatggtcttcgtaaaaaaaaagaattataaatacagggtgtctcataGTAAACGAACACTTTCAGTTTACTATGGGACATCGTGACGTAGCATCTATTGATTTTGTATAAGTTTTATGAACGGAGAtctggataaaaaaaaatttttttttttaggcttCTAGATCTCTATTCGAGAATATGTAAAGTTAAGTTACAAGAATGAAATGACATTTAAGTCTTACTGGTTATTAACTTACCTACGAGATATTCTTCCAAAGCCCGAAGTAACTTttgtatgtattttaattttatttcgaatacgttgaattaaattttttttttcctaagatatgtaatatatacCTTCATTATTCAAGCAGAACAGTTTATTCTGGTGACGTTAGTACAACGATTAGTTTCGCGACAGATACTCTGTTCTGCTTTCCAAATTTAAGTGGCCTAAGATAATTCGTTATAAgtagtaaatatattaaaatatatgtattaaaatttaataaaaatgaataactGTATGTATTTCATAAAACTTTTTGGAATAACCGTAATGGAATTTTTACCGTAAAcgttacgttattaaatttaactaacTCGAACATCGCGTCGCTGATTTACAAATAGGTTTTATCATTCGAACATAACAACGAGAAAGGAAAATGGATATGTGTGCATGGATGTTTATAATGTGTCAATCTTTGTGTGTTTAATCGAtgttaaataatgttttaaacgaaacaaaatttgAATCTTGACGGATAAAGGATGGAACAacttacaataaaaattgtaatgcgCAAAATAAACTTGGGATCGATGTGAAATacaatataatgttaattagcATTGGGAAATTATCGCTGtgtcatattttaaatttctcattccattaaaaagaataaaagcattaaagaaaaaaaaaagaaagattttcacaagtatatttttatatgtatatgtatatatacatatatatagatatacatatatgtatatacgttaaagggaaataaaaagtaagaaatatatttatttatatacacgcgTATACACGGAAAAGAACAAAATGTATGTAGGAAAGGGTGGAGTAAAATGGATAAGATTATTGCGTTAAATGTTTCAGTTATTAGATCTTGTtatcttttttccctccctcttttttttttcttttttcttagaAAGTTACCTTCCTTTAatcatatatatgtataaatgtatgaatatatacacatatatgtaaagAAACAAGATGAAATACATTACTCTGTATTATTTGTGTAATGAATGTGAAATTACTTCTCAGCTGGGATTCTAtccttaatttatttctttacacCTCGTCTATTTCGccagattaataattatatacatatataatgtttctttaatatccaaaattaaatattaaattgacgAGACTGTGAAGtggataaatataaataaattaaatttatgaagacacatttattacaaaattaataatgtattgtAGAATTTATGTTTCTTATAATTAGAAAACATTTACTTTTTGATCTCAGTTCTGATTCAATGAAGGTgccaaagtaaaataaatgaaataaacatTGGACATATGCGTGGGAAGATGCCATTCTGCGGAACAAGTGCACGTACACCTGAGATGGATGATTGTTCCGCCACCTGACGACGGTCGCGCGGAAGATGGCCGCGTCTGTCAAAAGTATGTTGCACTGACAGAGCCGAACGCTACGGGATACGTTGcattaatataaagtaaagCAGGTTTGTATTCGGCGTATCAACGCGGATTTCGGCGCGACTGAGATAATCGCGCGTATCGAAGAATAATGAAGCGAACTACGCGCTTCTGGGCGTGGCACGGCGCGAATAGTCTCTAATTCCGGTTATATTGTTAAATACTCTTCTCGCCGTGTTTTCTGTGAAAGTACGCGTCGTTTGCACTGTACTACGAAATGTCCGTCGTCGGcccgttaaatttaattattttcattatcgtGTTGCCACAAGCGCTACAAACTTCGAGAGGTTATGACACAGAGACCGAAGTCTACTCTAGCGCTTGGAAAAAGAACTTGAATATTCCACCGtttacagatattttttttttttttttttatgtacccTGGCTGGCTTTACGTGTTCGAAATGTATTTGAGACGTATTCGTTgtgagatatattaaaaaaatatttatataaaaattaaatatttgacttAATTTTTGGAGAATATACTATTATTGGATTTTCATACGTTTTTTGTTATAACTGTGCAGGTGCAGAAGATTTGTATGATCGTAAGTTGTAAATATAACTGAAAACAAGAATGTTGTTACAACGAAAGtagaaaaattggaaattttttttaacaagtatGGAAAAGAGGGGCAGTGCAGAACTCTTGGGCACAGAACAAAGCAATTCAAAGAATGCCAGTTCAGACTCTCTCAATTCAGACAGCAAGAGCAGCTCACTTAATTCGAAAATGGGTCAGGAATCGGTATGGAAAAATTACGATTGTTTTTGGTTATGATTATAATCGATATAACGCTATTATTGAATcccgaataaatttataaatttctttaggAGAGTTGGGAAAAAGCTTCGCATTCAAAAAGTTTTTCTTCAAGCTCCACTTCAACAGATAATAATATAGTTTCTGCTTTAGAGGCTAAAAAAGATAATCAAGTAAAAGTGAGTTTGTAGTATACGCCTTAACACAgcattgttttaatttttgttcacAGTTATATCTTTCATTGATTTAAATACACAATGATTATTAACGATCGTACGTTTTTGTtgaattagcaattttattgtgtaaaatattttttttattatttcacttttACTTTTATGACACTGCTATTGTTTATTCTGTTGAAGctgtagagaaaaaaaaacttttctttttattacaaaattaattgtttcactGTTTATTGTTTCATTGTTTCACTGTTTGAATTAGAATTTAACTGGAGGAGACACGGGACCACCGCTACTGAATGGAGAACGGGTACAAGGGATCGCGCATGAAGTCACCTATTTGTGTCCTTACTCAGGGCCTGCCAGAGGGATTCTTAGTGTTACAAACTACAAACTTCATTTTCGTAGTATAGATCGAGAAACGCCTTACGTTGTTGAAGTGCCGTTGGGAGTTGTTAGTCGCATCGAAAAAGTCGGTGGCGCGTCAAGCAGAGGAGAAAATTCTTATGGAATTGAAGTATTTTGTAAGGATATGAGGAATCTCAGATTTGCGCATAAGCAAGAGAATCATTCTAGACGAGACGTATTCGAAAAATTACAGCAATATTCTTTTCCATTATCTCACAAATTACCTCTTTTTGCCTTTGAATACTCAGAGACTTTTTCTGAAAACGGTTGGAACGTTTATGAACCTATTGCAGAATTGAAAAGAATggtacgtataaaaaaaaaaaaaaaaaaaaaatgttttgacGAAATTTAAAAGTACGTTTATATAAGTTGTTAAAAACTTAATGtcttcttatttaatttcaggGTGTAAATAACGACATGTGGAAAATATCTAAAATCAATGACACATATTCGCTTTGCGACAGTTATCCGGCCGTATGGGCAGTACCTGCCGCGGCGACCGACGAGGATCTCCAAGCG
Protein-coding regions in this window:
- the Raf gene encoding serine/threonine-protein kinase A-Raf, with amino-acid sequence MAAKTQNAAKNANKMTERNKFNNKRELDVVVPSTSTASYSLLKMSRRQYDLDVAVPSTSTASYSSLKMLRRRTEPDVQDATTNTDSDDFEELEILQMTNYLMSRTLHKETQDSIQDEDEIIKSNGYDDSQQIVESTILGESAVSIKPAISSEPMGLSKSIIQSDQPGPSKSVLPSEPAIASTSTSTASHSASYQSLLLQKKSLKFEIDNIGKVISCCATAVRRWLSVIDDKPFPEKEFLQEYMEGTDKLHELQCKEMELEDKQEKILELEKLRKLKKMSKETKKVSTILLVHLPNNQHTTIKIAKGLTLRQAMAKPMQRRQLILEDCAAYIRHRIMYFISWDTDISTLQCKEVFVETLEQIPVPVFFAHNFVGNTFLLGFCYSCAKSVLYGLYCTECNRKFHTKCVVYAPALCEHIKRRRAYYERLLANNPTTGIVQIRARPVPVPSVSRKRQNPDIFVPKVDKTTQVRAKWRYERIYGKYNEQRRLKRKARKNKKKSNTEDDADDNADAESNDSDSIFSGDSIRIWKVTHDEVIYEDELGSGTYGTVFKAEWQGSSVAIKKLKITDPTPEEIESFKNEVNVLRKLRHDHVLGFSGCICKPYLAIITHFCNGRSLYQRLHVDEDPIELFSIVVICRQTSEAMDYLHSQNIIHRDLKSRNILFHDGLNVKIGDFGLAVMRNQQRKQQPEINDENDVMKSKEEKSMKDHEHQLAGSVRWMAPEVLRMKIGENPYSFQSDVYSFGIVMYELFARDIPYGLKTDALFILFNVGRGCLSPNLNKLRLDTPKKLKKLLIQCIAFEKEKRPLFPYILRRTYTAFKTAPKIRRTTSLPENPDGLPDTYIEKADDAQVFLTSDIDSDSDSDTDVEIDANVNANANVNCISISSSGSVEDVFADF